Sequence from the Paenibacillus tundrae genome:
GCCAGTATTGCGGCGCGTCTATTGCGCTTTCCGATTATGCTGATGGCGGGCACACTTGGCTTAATCGGTGTAATGCTTGGGGTGATCCTAATTGTGATTCACTTAAGCAGTTTACGCTCCTTTGGTACACCGTATCTATCTCCTGCAACACCAACGTCAGCCCAGAAGCTCAAGGATGTATGGTGGCGACCAACGCAAGAGAACAAATCCCGGTAGACTGGAATGGATTACATAACAGGTGGAGGCGACGTTCAATGTTGACCGAGAAGGGGAAAATATCTGTTACTCAATTAGCATTCATGATCTTTCCCGCCATTCTGGCCACATCCATCTTATCCGTCCCTGGAATAACGATGCATTATGCAGGACATGACATGTGGATCTCGCCCATCTGGGGATCACTCGTTGGCCTTGCAACTATAGGGATATCGCTTGGACTTGAACGGCTATATCCCGGTAAAACAATCATGCAGTCTTCTACGCTCATCATAGGATGGTTCCCAGGCAAATTATTCGGGCTGATGTATCTTGGTTTTCTGCCACACTTAACAGGCTTAATTATTCGTGGATATGGTGAGTTTATTGCAAGTAACGCTCTGCCTAAGACACCCTTGTTCGTAATTATGGGTACGATGGTTGTGGTCTGTATGATCAATGTTAGATTGGGTATCGAAGTGGTGGGTCGTACCTCGCAAGTATTTGTAACGTTGGTTGTTGTGCTATTATGCCTGATCTTTGTCCTGCTGACCAAGGAACTGAGGCCGGAAGAAATGTTGCCTTTTATGGAAAGAGGAATAGTGCCAAGTCTAAAAGGAGCTGTCGCGCCTGCTGCCTGGTTCAGTGAATATATTGTATTGGCGTTTATGTTACCTTACGTGAATCGTAAAAAGGGTTTAACCAGAACGATGTTGTTCTCGCTTCTGTTTACAACGGTTGCTATGACGGTGACCAATCTCATCTGCTTATTTCTGATCGGAGACTTAACCGATAGTTTTGCTTATCCTGTCATGGTTGCTGCACGATATATTACGATTGCTGACTTTCTCCAGCATATTGAGTCCATTATTATTGCGATATGGATCTTTGGGATTTTCGTCAAAATCTCTGTCTTTCTCTATATTTTTGCGACATCCACTGCAGAGTGGTTTGGGTTGAATGACTATAAACCTGTTGTAGCACCACTCGCATTTTTATGTATGGTTTTTGCTTATTGGATTGTATCCGACAGTGCAAGTGCTGCCAATCTTGTCAGCTCTTCAGCGAATGTATATACCTTGGTACTATTATTGGTTTTTCCAGCGATCTTGTATGGTATTGCCTTGCTTAAAAAGCTGTGGAAACGCAACCGCGGAGATGGAGCTAAGGCAGATTCGGGGGGAAGAGAATGAGGAAAGTGATATCTATAATCACGATATTACTTAGCAGTATCGTGCTGTCCGGATGCTGGGATCGGATTGAAGTTAACGATTTGGCGATTGTGCTCGCGACAGGCATCGACTATGAGGATGAGCGGTATCAACTAACTTCCCAGATATTTATTCCACGAAAGGCGGGCGGGGGATCATCGGGAGGCAGTGAGGCAAGCCCAAGCGGAGTGACAATGATTCGAACAGCAGAAGGACGTACAGTGGCCGAAGCTCTAAATCGATTACAAAGGAAAGTGCCT
This genomic interval carries:
- a CDS encoding GerAB/ArcD/ProY family transporter, with the protein product MLTEKGKISVTQLAFMIFPAILATSILSVPGITMHYAGHDMWISPIWGSLVGLATIGISLGLERLYPGKTIMQSSTLIIGWFPGKLFGLMYLGFLPHLTGLIIRGYGEFIASNALPKTPLFVIMGTMVVVCMINVRLGIEVVGRTSQVFVTLVVVLLCLIFVLLTKELRPEEMLPFMERGIVPSLKGAVAPAAWFSEYIVLAFMLPYVNRKKGLTRTMLFSLLFTTVAMTVTNLICLFLIGDLTDSFAYPVMVAARYITIADFLQHIESIIIAIWIFGIFVKISVFLYIFATSTAEWFGLNDYKPVVAPLAFLCMVFAYWIVSDSASAANLVSSSANVYTLVLLLVFPAILYGIALLKKLWKRNRGDGAKADSGGRE